The Methanococcus voltae PS genome segment ATATCCCAAGTATCGTCTCATAATTTTGGGTTATTTACCTTGAAAATATTATGAGATATATCTAAAATTAGTATTGTTTTTTAATATATAAATCTATATACTATGGTTAAAAACTAATAATAAAATAAAATTAATAAAAAATGATAAAATTTAGGCTAGAATCTTTTTAAGACTCTTGTTTGTACAGAACCTTTTGTTATTTTATTTAAAAACATATAAAATTCATTCTCAATACCGCTAGGAATTTCAATCACAAATACGAGTGACCCATCTCCAAGCCATTCTTCTTTTTTAATAGTACCATATTCTGACAAAGAATGGTAAACTGTACCAGCGTACTCCCCACCAAGTTTAACTGCTACCTCTCTTTTTTCAAATTTCATAGGTAAAATTAACCTAAGTTTTTTTATTACATCGTTGATTTGTTCCTCAGCACTTTTATATAAATCAACGGTAACTCTAGCCTCGTTCATGGCATTTTCAATCCTTTTAGGTGGGTGAGGGGTATCTGTTTGTGGATTGATAGTATTTCTAGCAATAATAGATATTACTTGCTTCTTTTTTTGCTCTTGCATTTCTTTTCTTTGTTCTGATGTTAAATGAACCTGTCCTTTAAGTATAATCTTTTCAGCAATTTTTTTGCTATCTAAAGTTTCAAATACTTTCATTAATAGCTCTTCTGGAGCTTTTTCCCCTTTTGAAATATCCTTATAAATATTCTCTGACGCTAATATGTCGGAAATATCCACAGATGATTTATTTTCTTTAAATTTGGCTGCTAAATACGGGTCAACATATATTTCGAATTTTTCACCGTGTGATTGTAATCTAGCCATAACCGCATTATCTAATGACGCCATAATACCCCTTTTTAATATATTTTGTGTTAATAACTTACCAAAACAATAACAATAAAATAATGAAATATGAAAATAAATGAATAAATAAATAATCTAAAAATATCAAAATAAAGCTAATTGATTAGATAATAACTAATTACGTAATTAATTAACATTAATTATTAGTTAATTAATCTTTCTGTAGTTTTAAATAAAATTTAGCTTTTAATAATATTTATTCTTTATTTTCATCTTCAATTTTATTTTCATCTTCGATAGCTTTTGAAACATATTCTATAATTGCTTCAATTTCTTCAACTGATTTTTTCTCAACTAATTTTTCACTATCTTTTACAATTGCCATATCAACGCTAACAGCATTTAACTCAGGGTTTATTTTGTTTAAAACGTATATTGCTAAGTCCATACCTTCACTAACAGTGATATCTTCATTGTATTTCTCTTCGAGAAGTTCCATTGCAACATGTCTTCCTGAACCGATTGCAGAAGCTTTATACTCTATTAAAGCACCGCTTGGGTCTGTTTCAAATAATCTAGCACTGTGTTTATCGATTCCGGTAATTAAAAGTGCTAAACCAAATGGTCTTGCTCCACCGTGTTGTGTATAAGCTTGTTTTATGTCACAGATTTTTTTAGAGAGGGCTTCAACAGTGATTTTTTCACCGTAAGTCATTCTATTTATTTGAGCTTCTGTTCTTGCTCTATCGATTAATACCCTAGCATCTGCAACTAATCCGGACGTAGCAGCAACAATGTGGTCATCAACTTGGAATATTTTTTCAATTGATGATACTTCCACTAATTTGTTTGAAATTCTTCTATCTACTGCTAAAACTACGCCATCTTTACATCTAATGCCTACAGCGGTAGTGCCTCTTCTAACTGCTTCTCTTGCGTACTCAACCTGGTATAATCTACCTTCTGGGCTGAATATGGTGATTGCTCTATCGTATCCTGATGCTCCTGGAACCATTTGCATAATTATCCTCCTTTCTAAGCACTATTTTCATATTGAGAAAATTAAACTATAATTTGTAATAATATAATATGTATTCATATAGTCATATATTCATCTTATTACTTTAAGTTTTAGTTATTTTATTTTTAATTTAATAATTTATTTTTATTTTCGTAAATATCATATAATATTGAATATATTCCTTTATATAATTTTATATTTTAAAGTTATTTATTAGATTATATATTTATCATCTATATTATACTTTAATATTTTTATTTGTATTTTAATAACTACTTAATAACTACTTAATAACTAATTAATAAGTATTTAATAAGTATTTAATAGGTATATGTCTTCAATAAATAAGAATTAATACAAAATAATATAAAATATTAATATCATAGGTTACAAATTATTATATATGATACGATAATTAAAATAACTAAGAAACAACATAATAAGAATAAACGATAATATTAAAAATAAAACAAATAAAACAAATAAATAAAAAAATTCAGATATGGTGATGTTATGACGGCAAAAATATTGGTAAATGGATATGGCTCGA includes the following:
- a CDS encoding ribosome assembly factor SBDS, whose amino-acid sequence is MASLDNAVMARLQSHGEKFEIYVDPYLAAKFKENKSSVDISDILASENIYKDISKGEKAPEELLMKVFETLDSKKIAEKIILKGQVHLTSEQRKEMQEQKKKQVISIIARNTINPQTDTPHPPKRIENAMNEARVTVDLYKSAEEQINDVIKKLRLILPMKFEKREVAVKLGGEYAGTVYHSLSEYGTIKKEEWLGDGSLVFVIEIPSGIENEFYMFLNKITKGSVQTRVLKRF
- the psmA gene encoding archaeal proteasome endopeptidase complex subunit alpha, which translates into the protein MMQMVPGASGYDRAITIFSPEGRLYQVEYAREAVRRGTTAVGIRCKDGVVLAVDRRISNKLVEVSSIEKIFQVDDHIVAATSGLVADARVLIDRARTEAQINRMTYGEKITVEALSKKICDIKQAYTQHGGARPFGLALLITGIDKHSARLFETDPSGALIEYKASAIGSGRHVAMELLEEKYNEDITVSEGMDLAIYVLNKINPELNAVSVDMAIVKDSEKLVEKKSVEEIEAIIEYVSKAIEDENKIEDENKE